The Medicago truncatula cultivar Jemalong A17 chromosome 4, MtrunA17r5.0-ANR, whole genome shotgun sequence genome includes a region encoding these proteins:
- the LOC11446942 gene encoding uncharacterized protein: MANPSRNSTQTMSLDSMEQKGKNITESNASISQCPLSQQHRNSLDGPVAILWDIENCPVPSDVRPDDVAGNIRMALQVHPVIQGAVTTFSAYGDFNSFPRRLREGCQRTGVKLIDVPNGRKDAADKAILVDMFLFALDNPPPSSIMLISGDVDFAPALHILGQRGYTIILVIPAGVGVSSALCNAGKFVWDWPIVARGEGFVPPSKALVAPRGGSVELAGYLMGCHINNDNTEGQNEEEAIVYRGMSQSYYNSREFSMVSQSLSEYNSPYMPCLPTSMRSYSLPSGVNDVAGGPIPYSDNTECQMWVQPGDLNGLKGQLVRLLELSGGCVPLVRIPAEYQKIYGKTLFISDYGAFKLVDLFKKMDDAISVEGKGARRFVYLKNRKGGPSAPQVSLAKKDKKGKRELEENANVVNGSCSSDELSDEERVVVEEHDERSFTGKGNKGRAVRCEIDGSVEQFKCELQEILVSYSCRILLSCFEAVYQQRYKKQLEYQRYGVDKLEDLLEKVSDVVTLHEEPVSKRKFLAAVDA; this comes from the coding sequence ATGGCTAACCCAAGCAGAAATTCTACACAAACAATGTCGTTGGACTCCATGGAACAGAAGGGGAAAAATATTACTGAATCTAATGCAAGCATAAGTCAATGTCCTTTAAGCCAGCAACACCGTAACTCCTTAGATGGTCCAGTAGCTATCCTTTGGGATATTGAAAATTGTCCTGTTCCAAGTGATGTACGCCCAGATGATGTGGCAGGTAACATAAGAATGGCTCTGCAGGTGCACCCAGTAATTCAAGGAGCTGTTACGACATTTTCTGCTTATGGAGATTTCAATTCTTTCCCGAGGCGACTTAGAGAGGGCTGCCAGAGAACCGGTGTTAAACTGATTGATGTTCCCAATGGGAGAAAAGATGCTGCTGACAAAGCGATCTTGGTTGACATGTTCTTATTTGCTCTTGACAATCCTCCACCGTCCTCTATCATGCTAATCTCTGGAGACGTTGATTTTGCTCCAGCACTCCACATTCTTGGTCAGCGTGGATACACTATAATTCTTGTCATCCCTGCTGGGGTTGGTGTTTCATCTGCTCTATGCAATGCTGGTAAATTTGTCTGGGACTGGCCAATTGTGGCTCGTGGAGAAGGTTTTGTTCCCCCTTCAAAGGCTTTGGTGGCACCCCGTGGAGGTTCAGTTGAGCTTGCTGGATATTTGATGGGATGCCATATCAACAATGACAACACTGAGGgacaaaatgaagaagaagcgATAGTTTATAGAGGGATGTCACAGAGCTATTACAACTCAAGGGAATTCTCAATGGTATCACAATCTCTGTCGGAATATAACTCACCATACATGCCTTGCTTGCCAACATCTATGAGATCTTATAGCCTTCCATCTGGAGTGAATGATGTTGCAGGAGGACCTATTCCTTATAGCGACAATACTGAATGCCAGATGTGGGTACAGCCTGGGGATTTAAATGGTCTCAAGGGTCAGCTGGTAAGGTTGCTCGAACTTTCTGGAGGATGCGTGCCCCTGGTCCGAATTCCAGCAGAGTACCAGAAAATTTATGGTAAGACACTTTTTATATCTGATTATGGGGCATTCAAGTTGGTcgatcttttcaaaaaaatggaTGATGCTATTTCTGTGGAAGGGAAAGGGGCTCGCAGATTTGTATATCTCAAAAACAGGAAGGGAGGCCCAAGTGCTCCTCAGGTGTCTCTTGCAAAGAAAGATAAGAAAGGAAAAAGGGAACTGGAAGAGAATGCAAATGTTGTCAATGGTAGCTGCTCTTCAGATGAGTTGTCAGATGAAGAAAGAGTTGTTGTAGAAGAACATGATGAAAGAAGTTTTACAGGAAAGGGTAATAAGGGGAGAGCAGTCAGATGTGAAATTGATGGCAGTGTTGAGCAGTTTAAGTGTGAGCTGCAGGAGATTCTGGTCAGCTATTCCTGTCGGATACTTCTAAGTTGTTTTGAGGCTGTATACCAGCAACGATACAAGAAACAGTTGGAATATCAGAGATATGGTGTGGATAAGCTGGAGGATTTGTTGGAGAAAGTGAGTGATGTGGTAACATTGCACGAGGAACCAGTAAGCAAGAGGAAATTCCTGGCTGCTGTCGATGCTTAG